CTGGAACAGTAGGCGGTGGCATTATTATGAATGCAGGGGGCAGTATGGGAGAGTTAAAGGACGTGACCGAATCGGTCACCATATTGAACCCCGGGGAAGAGATCACTGCAAAAAAGCGGGAGGATTTGAGATTTTCGTACAGAAACTTACAACTTCCCAAGGATAGTGTCATACTGAGTGCGGTCTTCAGATTAAAGATCGATAATCAGTCGCACATTAGAGAGAGGATACAGAAGATATTGCTTAAGAGAAAAGAGACACAGCCCCTGGATTTACCGAATGCTGGCTCGATATTCAAAAACCCTGAGGGTGCCTCAGCCGGCAAGCTGATTGATGAGTCTGGACTTAAGGGAATGCAAATAGGAAATGCCAGGGTTTCAGAACTCCATGCGAATTTCATTTTAAACATTGGAAATGCTACCGCTCAGGATATACTGAGTTTAATGGAAAAAATCCAACAAGAGGTATATCAAAAAACAGGAGTTATGTTGGAGACGGAAATTAGAATTGTTGGTGAGAACTAGTCTATGAGGAATGAAAAAAAGATCGGTGTCTTGATGGGTGGATTATCAGCAGAACGAGAGATCTCTCTTTTGAGTGGTAATGCTATACTTTCTGCCTTAAGGGAGAAAGGGCATAATGCGTGTTCTATATATGTGGACAGGGATGTTCCTCAAAGAATAATTGAAGAAGGGATTGATGTAACATTTATTGCACTCCATGGTCGATGGGGAGAGGATGGAACTATCCAGGGAATGCTGGAGATTATGGGAATCCCTTACACTGGTTCTCCTGTACTGGCAAGTGCCTTGGCTATGAATAAACCTATGACCAAAAAGGTTTTAAATTTCCATAAACTGCCGACTCCCAACTTTCAGGTTTTAAATAAAGCGGAGATAGCAAAAGGCAAACTGAAGAAAAGAATAGAGTTAAAATTCTCATTGGTGGTTAAACCTGTATCAGAAGGTTCTAGTGTTGGGGTTAGTATTGTTGAAAGTGAAGAAGGATTGGCAAATGCTGTCGGGAAAGCAAGCAAATATACGGACCAGATAATGATCGAAGAGTTTATCCATGGTTCAGAGATTACAGTAGGGATTTTAAATGGGTGCCCCCTCCCAGTTATTGAGATTGTTCCCAAAGGTGGATTATATGATTACAAATCAAAGTACACCAAAGGGATGACGGACTATATCTTACCTGCCAGGTTGAGCGGAGAGCAGCTATTTAAAGTGCAGGGTATTGCATTGAAGGCTTATCAGGCTATAGGCTGTCATGGAGTTGCCAGGGTAGATATGGTGCTGGATTTAAAGGGCAATCCCTACATTCTTGAAATTAATACCATCCCTGGCATGACCCATACCAGCCTGATACCAAAGGCTGCTGATTATGCCGGGTTGAGTTTTAATACTCTGGTAGAAGAGATACTAAAGAGCGCCAGGCTGCATTCAGGAATCATAAATCGTGAGTCGTAAATTGTAAGTTGTGAATCGTAAATCGCAAACCATTCACGATTCACGACGGTCTTGTAAAAAGTTCCAAAAGCCGTCACTCCGGCGAAAGCCGGAGTCTAGAAGTGCTTGAAATTACTGGATTCCAGTGCTTGCCCCGTACTTGATACGGGGTCCGCCGGAATGACAAGAAAGAGGATTTCCTGACTTTTTACGAATTCATCAATCATGATTCACGAAAAAAGGGGAGGATAGGATGAAAGATTTAAAGACCGGAAAGCTCAAAAATGGCAGACG
This genomic stretch from Thermodesulfobacteriota bacterium harbors:
- the murB gene encoding UDP-N-acetylmuramate dehydrogenase produces the protein MNGKRSTVNGRQIEELRKIVRGDLLTNQPMKEYTSLRVGGLADLIVFPEDIEDLRGTIKYLSREHIPCFILGNGTNLLVRDGGIGGVVIALHHGFKRVELLGEDGIFAEAGVTLVSLIRFATKHSLSGLEFAAGIPGTVGGGIIMNAGGSMGELKDVTESVTILNPGEEITAKKREDLRFSYRNLQLPKDSVILSAVFRLKIDNQSHIRERIQKILLKRKETQPLDLPNAGSIFKNPEGASAGKLIDESGLKGMQIGNARVSELHANFILNIGNATAQDILSLMEKIQQEVYQKTGVMLETEIRIVGEN
- a CDS encoding D-alanine--D-alanine ligase; this encodes MRNEKKIGVLMGGLSAEREISLLSGNAILSALREKGHNACSIYVDRDVPQRIIEEGIDVTFIALHGRWGEDGTIQGMLEIMGIPYTGSPVLASALAMNKPMTKKVLNFHKLPTPNFQVLNKAEIAKGKLKKRIELKFSLVVKPVSEGSSVGVSIVESEEGLANAVGKASKYTDQIMIEEFIHGSEITVGILNGCPLPVIEIVPKGGLYDYKSKYTKGMTDYILPARLSGEQLFKVQGIALKAYQAIGCHGVARVDMVLDLKGNPYILEINTIPGMTHTSLIPKAADYAGLSFNTLVEEILKSARLHSGIINRES